One Dictyoglomus thermophilum H-6-12 DNA window includes the following coding sequences:
- the rplM gene encoding 50S ribosomal protein L13, translated as MKTFMAKKEEIKREWYVVDAKGKVLGRLASEIAKILRGKHKPIYTPHVDTGDFVIVVNAKDVVLTGKKEQQKIYFFHSGYPGGHRLISAKDMRAKSPEKMIYLAVKGMLPKGPLGRKMLKKLKVYAGPEHPHQAQKPKELNI; from the coding sequence ATGAAAACTTTTATGGCAAAAAAGGAAGAGATAAAGAGAGAATGGTATGTGGTAGATGCGAAGGGAAAGGTTCTTGGTAGATTAGCTTCTGAAATAGCTAAAATATTGAGAGGAAAACATAAGCCAATTTATACTCCACATGTAGACACAGGTGATTTTGTGATTGTTGTGAATGCAAAAGATGTAGTTCTTACTGGCAAGAAAGAACAGCAAAAGATATACTTCTTCCATTCAGGGTATCCTGGAGGTCATAGACTTATTTCTGCAAAGGATATGAGAGCAAAAAGTCCTGAGAAAATGATTTATCTTGCTGTTAAAGGTATGCTCCCTAAAGGTCCTCTTGGTAGAAAGATGTTGAAAAAATTAAAGGTTTATGCTGGGCCTGAACATCCTCATCAAGCACAAAAACCAAAAGAATTGAATATATAG
- the rpsI gene encoding 30S ribosomal protein S9, whose protein sequence is MLEFTSQDVKVIHEVGGRKTSRVKVWLRFPGEGKIIVNDKPLEEYFGGRIFFHKIAKKPLELTGMLDQVDVVAQAIGGGVSAQAQALAHGIAKALVALKEDWRTLLKKEGLLKRDPREKERKKYGLKRARRAPQYSKR, encoded by the coding sequence ATGTTGGAATTTACTTCTCAAGATGTTAAAGTGATACATGAGGTTGGAGGAAGAAAGACTTCAAGAGTGAAAGTATGGTTGCGTTTTCCTGGAGAAGGTAAAATTATTGTTAATGATAAACCTTTAGAAGAATACTTCGGGGGAAGAATATTTTTCCATAAAATAGCTAAAAAACCTTTAGAATTAACAGGAATGTTAGATCAGGTGGATGTGGTTGCTCAAGCAATTGGTGGAGGTGTCAGTGCTCAGGCACAAGCTCTTGCTCATGGGATTGCAAAAGCTCTTGTAGCATTAAAAGAGGATTGGAGAACTCTACTCAAAAAAGAGGGATTACTTAAGAGAGATCCCAGAGAGAAAGAAAGAAAGAAGTATGGTTTGAAGAGAGCAAGAAGAGCACCACAATACTCGAAGCGTTAA
- the glmM gene encoding phosphoglucosamine mutase, whose amino-acid sequence MRKFFGTDGIRGIVNEILTPELAYKLSRAIIGYFKDVKKKKVIIGSDTRNSKDMLKSALIAGFTSGGMDILDVGVVSTPSLSYLVKKYDDVLLGIMISASHNPVEYNGIKIFKSDGFKLEDNVEATIEEYILREDDYFRASPREIGVIYNFTQALEDYKNYLKEIIGEDFRGYKIMLDCAFGSLSEIAPTVFKELGAEVIAYNTNYNGININDNCGAVYPEIGRNLFLKSGAHIGFTYDGDGDRVIAFSEDGEIVDGDVLIGIFAKYLKERGLLRGNKIVGTVMTNLGLEEYLKRLGIGLIRAKVGDRYVLEEILKNNLNLGGETSGHIILFDYMPTGDGLLTSLFLLKILKERGIKLSDLAKEIRIFPQVHEKIHIKDIYITEEDEKEFRGIAEEVINGKNIRYIVRKSGTEPVIRITVEGDVPKEDLTNIALEIKNRIIDFLRRSKRQDLPSKGVS is encoded by the coding sequence ATGAGAAAATTTTTTGGAACGGATGGTATAAGGGGAATTGTGAATGAGATACTTACTCCTGAACTTGCTTATAAGCTGAGTAGGGCAATAATTGGTTATTTTAAAGATGTTAAGAAAAAGAAGGTAATAATTGGAAGTGATACAAGGAATTCTAAAGATATGTTGAAATCAGCTTTAATTGCTGGTTTTACTTCGGGGGGAATGGATATATTAGATGTGGGAGTTGTTTCTACTCCTAGTTTATCTTATTTAGTTAAAAAGTATGATGATGTTTTATTAGGGATTATGATTTCTGCTTCTCATAATCCTGTAGAGTATAATGGAATAAAAATATTCAAGAGTGATGGATTTAAACTTGAAGATAATGTTGAAGCAACGATTGAGGAATATATTCTAAGGGAAGATGATTATTTTAGAGCAAGCCCAAGAGAAATTGGTGTGATCTACAATTTTACTCAAGCCTTAGAAGATTACAAAAATTACTTAAAAGAGATAATTGGAGAAGATTTCAGAGGGTATAAGATTATGTTGGATTGTGCTTTTGGATCTTTATCTGAGATAGCACCTACTGTTTTTAAGGAATTAGGGGCAGAAGTTATAGCTTATAATACTAATTATAACGGTATAAATATCAATGATAATTGTGGCGCTGTTTATCCTGAGATAGGCAGGAACCTTTTTTTAAAATCAGGTGCTCATATAGGTTTTACCTACGACGGAGATGGGGATAGAGTAATTGCTTTTTCAGAAGATGGAGAAATAGTGGATGGAGATGTGTTGATCGGAATTTTTGCAAAGTATCTTAAAGAAAGGGGATTACTTAGAGGTAACAAAATTGTTGGTACTGTTATGACAAATTTAGGTCTTGAGGAATATTTAAAAAGACTTGGTATAGGGCTTATCAGGGCTAAGGTTGGAGATAGATATGTTCTGGAGGAAATTTTAAAAAATAATTTAAATCTTGGCGGAGAGACTTCGGGACATATAATCCTTTTTGATTATATGCCTACGGGAGATGGTTTATTAACTTCTCTCTTTTTGCTTAAGATACTAAAAGAAAGAGGGATAAAGCTTTCTGATTTGGCAAAAGAAATAAGAATCTTTCCTCAAGTACATGAGAAGATACACATAAAAGATATCTATATTACAGAGGAAGATGAAAAAGAGTTTAGAGGGATAGCAGAGGAGGTGATAAATGGGAAAAATATAAGATATATAGTGAGGAAATCTGGAACTGAACCAGTAATAAGGATAACGGTGGAAGGAGATGTCCCTAAGGAAGATTTAACTAATATAGCTTTAGAGATTAAAAACAGGATAATTGATTTTTTAAGAAGATCTAAGCGCCAGGACTTACCCTCAAAAGGGGTAAGTTGA
- the glmS gene encoding glutamine--fructose-6-phosphate transaminase (isomerizing) gives MCGIFGYVGNKNCIPYIISGLEKLEYRGYDSAGIAYLKDKNLEIKKIVGKVQNLKEILDFNDFSNVGIGHTRWATHGGISVENAHPHTDCEGNIAVVHNGIIENYKELKNFLMSKGHKFRSQTDTEIVPHLLEEMVDKEGMNLEEALKELFKKLEGAFALLIIDKRRSSILYALRKQSPLIVGFGTGENFVASDIPALGDYTERFYYLKDNQMAIVSDKEIKVYDLKTNNYIEVEPIIVPQDGIRAEKNGYPHFMLKEIFEQPLVVRRILSTLERDKDKFIFEDIKNVDISWEKIRKVFIVGCGTSYHAGYYAKFLWEKELPYFIEVELASQMHHRNLNIPEETLFITISQSGETADVISTLRKVKENGFKVLSLVNNPQSTVARESDYFINLRAGVEIGVAATKTFMAELVYLELLKEYIKSRLYNIKIDLDKWNMLPTYLESYLSQIKDRVFEVAKKYYHKRNFLYLARGKNFPLALEGALKLKEISYIHAEGIPAGEMKHGPIALLDPETPVFGIVYKDETYSKMINNLEEAKARKAPIIAIGNEWDEKLESLVDDLIPVPNVDPFYYPYMGAMVLQLFAYHVANLLGREIDQPRNLAKSVTVE, from the coding sequence ATGTGCGGTATTTTTGGTTACGTTGGGAACAAAAATTGTATTCCCTATATTATCTCAGGTTTGGAGAAATTAGAATATAGAGGATATGATTCAGCAGGTATTGCTTATTTAAAAGATAAAAACTTAGAAATAAAGAAGATCGTTGGAAAGGTACAAAACTTGAAAGAAATATTGGATTTTAATGATTTTTCAAATGTGGGGATAGGGCATACAAGGTGGGCTACCCATGGAGGAATATCTGTTGAGAATGCTCATCCTCATACTGATTGCGAGGGAAACATTGCAGTGGTTCATAATGGGATCATAGAAAATTATAAAGAACTAAAAAACTTTTTAATGAGCAAAGGACATAAATTTAGAAGTCAAACAGATACAGAAATAGTTCCTCATCTTTTAGAAGAAATGGTCGATAAAGAGGGAATGAATTTAGAGGAGGCTTTAAAAGAACTATTCAAGAAATTAGAAGGGGCTTTTGCATTATTAATAATAGATAAAAGAAGATCCAGCATTTTATATGCTCTAAGAAAACAGAGTCCACTCATTGTTGGGTTTGGGACAGGTGAAAACTTTGTTGCCTCAGATATTCCTGCTTTAGGAGATTATACAGAAAGATTCTATTATCTAAAGGATAATCAAATGGCGATAGTTTCTGATAAAGAAATAAAAGTCTATGATTTGAAAACTAATAATTACATAGAGGTAGAGCCTATAATTGTTCCTCAGGATGGTATTAGAGCAGAAAAGAATGGATATCCGCATTTCATGTTAAAAGAGATTTTTGAACAACCTTTAGTAGTAAGAAGAATACTCTCTACTTTAGAGAGAGATAAAGATAAGTTTATTTTTGAAGACATTAAAAATGTGGATATTTCTTGGGAAAAAATTAGGAAAGTATTTATTGTGGGTTGTGGTACTTCTTACCATGCAGGATATTATGCTAAATTTTTATGGGAAAAAGAGTTACCTTATTTTATAGAAGTTGAGCTTGCCTCTCAAATGCATCATCGCAATTTAAACATTCCTGAAGAGACTTTATTTATAACTATAAGTCAGTCAGGTGAAACTGCAGACGTAATTTCTACTTTGAGGAAGGTAAAAGAAAATGGATTTAAAGTTCTGTCCTTAGTTAATAATCCTCAAAGTACAGTAGCAAGGGAGAGTGATTACTTTATTAATTTGAGGGCTGGTGTTGAAATAGGTGTTGCAGCAACAAAGACTTTTATGGCTGAACTTGTTTATCTCGAACTTCTTAAGGAGTATATCAAAAGTAGACTTTACAACATAAAAATTGATTTAGATAAGTGGAATATGCTTCCTACATATTTGGAGAGTTATCTCTCTCAAATAAAAGATCGAGTATTTGAAGTGGCAAAAAAGTATTACCACAAAAGGAATTTTCTATACCTTGCAAGGGGAAAAAATTTCCCTCTTGCTTTAGAGGGAGCATTAAAATTAAAGGAAATATCTTATATACATGCGGAAGGTATTCCTGCAGGAGAGATGAAACATGGTCCAATAGCACTATTAGATCCCGAGACACCAGTTTTTGGTATAGTGTATAAAGATGAGACCTATTCTAAGATGATAAATAATCTTGAGGAAGCAAAGGCAAGAAAGGCTCCTATTATTGCTATTGGCAATGAATGGGATGAAAAGTTAGAAAGTCTTGTAGATGATTTGATTCCTGTCCCTAATGTTGATCCTTTTTATTATCCTTATATGGGAGCGATGGTGTTACAGCTTTTTGCATATCATGTAGCAAATCTCCTTGGAAGAGAAATAGATCAGCCAAGAAATTTGGCTAAATCCGTAACTGTGGAGTAG
- the amrA gene encoding AmmeMemoRadiSam system protein A: MDLREYIVGLARKAIETYLREGKIITPPPDLPDYLKKRAGTFVSLHKRSTGELRGCIGTILPTTSNIAEEIIRNAISAATEDPRFPPVTLDELDDIEISVDVLSPLEEVRDIRELDPKKYGVVVEKGWRRGVLLPDLEGVDTIEDQLSIALAKAGISPYENFKVYRFSVTRFKE, encoded by the coding sequence ATGGATCTACGAGAGTATATAGTAGGGCTTGCTCGTAAAGCTATAGAGACTTATTTAAGGGAGGGGAAAATAATAACTCCCCCTCCTGATTTACCTGATTATTTAAAAAAAAGAGCAGGAACTTTTGTTTCTTTACATAAGAGATCTACTGGTGAATTAAGAGGGTGTATAGGTACTATACTACCTACCACCTCTAATATTGCAGAAGAAATAATAAGAAATGCCATAAGTGCAGCTACTGAAGATCCAAGATTTCCTCCTGTTACTTTGGATGAACTTGATGATATAGAGATATCTGTTGACGTACTTTCTCCCTTAGAGGAAGTAAGAGATATTAGAGAACTTGATCCTAAAAAGTATGGGGTTGTAGTAGAGAAGGGTTGGAGGAGAGGGGTACTCCTTCCTGATCTTGAGGGAGTAGATACCATAGAGGATCAATTATCTATTGCTTTAGCAAAGGCTGGAATTTCTCCTTACGAAAATTTTAAAGTTTACAGATTTTCAGTAACTAGATTTAAGGAATGA
- the acpS gene encoding holo-ACP synthase translates to MENVTLEVGLDIVEIERIKKACEKHKSFKERIYSHEELRQLGNRKDIYASLAARFAAKEAFIKALGGRYEGWCWKDVEILYGINGRPEVRLKNKALEVVLQRGVREIKLSLSHTHKYAVAIVILIR, encoded by the coding sequence ATGGAAAACGTTACTCTTGAGGTTGGTCTTGATATTGTAGAGATAGAGAGAATAAAAAAGGCTTGTGAGAAGCATAAAAGCTTTAAAGAAAGGATATATTCTCATGAAGAATTAAGACAACTGGGGAATAGAAAAGATATTTATGCTTCCTTAGCTGCACGTTTTGCAGCTAAGGAAGCCTTTATAAAGGCTTTGGGGGGCAGATATGAAGGATGGTGTTGGAAGGATGTAGAAATACTCTATGGAATTAATGGTAGACCTGAAGTTAGACTCAAAAACAAGGCATTAGAAGTAGTTCTTCAAAGAGGTGTGAGAGAGATTAAGTTAAGTTTGTCACATACCCATAAATATGCTGTAGCTATAGTAATACTTATAAGGTGA
- the amrS gene encoding AmmeMemoRadiSam system radical SAM enzyme — translation MKEALYYQRLENQKVQCLLCPHHCIIAPGKRGICGVRENIEGTLYSLVYGKASSIALDPIEKKPLYHFYPGSAILSIGTVGCNFKCPFCQNWSISQVTPEDIFLEEVNKDLLLGLALKNGSIGISYTYNEPFIWYEFVLDVAKYFKENNLKNVLVTNGFVEVEPFLEMAPYIDAMNIDIKSINEEFYRNLCKGSLKNVKKIIEIAYSKGIHIELTNLIIPGYNDSKEEIIALIDYVASISPDIPLHFTRYFPAYKFTVPPTPIEILRFAYKEARKKLNFVYLGNIWDVEGSTTFCPKCGKDLIVREGYFIRKNLLKTSNICPYCDTSIPIHVGGR, via the coding sequence ATGAAAGAGGCTTTATATTACCAAAGATTAGAGAATCAGAAGGTTCAGTGTTTATTGTGTCCTCATCATTGTATTATAGCTCCAGGAAAAAGAGGAATTTGTGGCGTAAGAGAAAATATTGAGGGAACTTTATATTCGTTAGTATACGGAAAGGCTAGCTCTATTGCTTTAGACCCTATCGAAAAGAAACCTCTTTATCATTTTTATCCAGGTTCAGCTATTCTCTCCATAGGTACTGTAGGTTGTAACTTTAAGTGTCCTTTTTGTCAAAATTGGAGTATATCTCAAGTTACTCCTGAGGATATTTTTTTGGAAGAGGTAAACAAAGATCTGTTGTTGGGGTTGGCATTAAAGAATGGATCTATCGGGATCTCATACACTTATAATGAACCCTTTATATGGTATGAATTTGTTTTAGATGTTGCTAAGTATTTTAAGGAAAACAACCTTAAAAATGTATTGGTTACAAATGGTTTTGTAGAGGTAGAGCCTTTTTTAGAGATGGCTCCATATATTGATGCTATGAATATTGACATAAAGTCAATAAATGAAGAATTTTACAGGAATTTATGTAAAGGATCTCTTAAAAATGTAAAGAAAATAATAGAGATTGCATATAGTAAAGGAATTCATATAGAGCTGACCAATCTAATAATTCCTGGTTATAACGATAGCAAAGAGGAAATAATAGCTCTGATAGATTATGTGGCAAGTATAAGTCCAGATATTCCTTTGCATTTTACCAGATATTTTCCTGCATATAAATTTACAGTTCCTCCTACTCCTATAGAGATATTAAGGTTTGCCTATAAAGAAGCAAGAAAGAAGCTAAATTTTGTCTATTTAGGAAACATATGGGATGTGGAAGGAAGTACAACCTTTTGTCCTAAATGTGGTAAGGATTTGATTGTAAGAGAAGGGTATTTTATAAGAAAAAATCTTTTAAAAACCTCTAATATATGTCCTTACTGTGATACTTCTATCCCTATTCACGTAGGGGGAAGATAG